From Candidatus Nanohalococcus occultus:
GCTCTTGAAGAAGCTGGTAGAGACTCCGTCCGTATCTGGCGATGAGTCCGAGATAAGAGAACTGATTAAAAACGAGATTGAAGACGAGGCTGACTCGATTGAAACAGATAACTTCGGCAACCTAGTTGCCAGAAAAGGCAAGGGCGATAAAACGCTGATGCTGATGGCGCACATGGACCAGATAGGTTTAACGGTCAAAAATATTACAGAAGACGGATTTATCAAGTTCTCCAAGGTAGGAGGGGTTACAACACAGTCATTGATGAACCAGAGGGTTGATGTTCACGGCGAGGAAGACATTAAAGGCGTAATAGGTATGAAGCCGCCGCATCTGATGGATAAGGAAGAGCGCGATAAGCTGCCTGAGAAGAAAACATTGTTCATAGATATCGGCGCAGAGGACAAAGAGGAGGCTCAAGAACTTGTAAGCGTTGGAGACTTCATTACTTTCGAAAGAGAGCTTGAGAACCTTCAGAACGATTACTACACTTCGCTGGCGATGGATAACCGTGTTGGGTGCCTAGTTGGGATTAAAGCGCTGGAAAGATTTGAT
This genomic window contains:
- a CDS encoding M42 family metallopeptidase; the protein is MNKLLKKLVETPSVSGDESEIRELIKNEIEDEADSIETDNFGNLVARKGKGDKTLMLMAHMDQIGLTVKNITEDGFIKFSKVGGVTTQSLMNQRVDVHGEEDIKGVIGMKPPHLMDKEERDKLPEKKTLFIDIGAEDKEEAQELVSVGDFITFERELENLQNDYYTSLAMDNRVGCLVGIKALERFDEDFELAVVFSTQEEVGLKGAKTSTFSVNPDAALAVDVSIAGDVPGVQDDESTLKMGGGVEITLVQSNGRGLITPESVKTWLLDTAEDYEHEHQPGVWEGGATDAASIELERSGVPTGSIGVPLRNMHSSTEIVKLSDIEDTVAFLEDSFAEFENHF